The genomic region CTTCCAGACCGGGCCGGATGTGGTCGAGGAACGCGCGGGCGTGCTGCTCCACGAGTTCCTGCGAGCGCTTGGAGATCGCCACGAGCTGCTCGAGCGGCGTGAGCCCGTCCGCGCTGCGCACCGTGAGACCGGTCTCCGCCCGCCTCTTCAGGCCCGCGACCCTGACCATGTAGAACTCGTCGAGGTTCGAGGCGAAGATCGCCAGGAACTTCGCGCGCTCCAGCAGCGGCTGCGAGGAGTCCTCGGCGAGCGCGAGCACGCGGGAGTTGAAGTCCAACCAGGACAGTTCCCGGTTGAAGTAGCGGTCGTCCGGCAGGTCGGTCGGCAGTGCGCTCGACGTCACCGCCGGCGGTGCGGAGGGGACACCCCGCACCGGGGTGGCCACCGGCTGGGTCGGCTGGGTCTTGCGCCGCGGCGGGTTGGACGCCCGCCTCGTCGCCGCGCGGGGCTGCTTGCGCGTGTCCGCCGCGGGCGGGGTCTCCGCCGCCTTGCTCCGCGTGGCGCGGCGTCGGGGAGGTGTCGCCTGGCCGTCAGTGTTCTCCGTGCTCACGCCCCGCATTGTTCCCCACTATCGACGCGAGCGCCCCCGCCGCGAACGTCCGGCCGGTGAACTCCTCGTCACAGAACAGGCATGCGAACGGCGGTGATGACGCCGTCGGGACTACGTTCGAGGGTCACCCGTTGCCCCGGACGCAGCATCCGCCAGCCACCCGCGGTGACGGCTTCCGCGCTCACGTCGAGGAGCACGCCGTCATCACGCAGAACCGTCGCGGAGCCGTCACTGTCAAACGTGGACACGGTCGCCTGCACAGAGCAGAACGATAGACGTTCGGACCTGACCGGTCGCACCCGTGCGCTGCCAGGGTCGGACCCATGAAGGTTATTGCCACGATCACCGCGGCGACCCTGTTGGCCTTCACCACGGCGGGCCTGGCATCGGCGGCGGGAGCCGAGCCGAAAACCCCCGAGGTGGACAAACCTCGTCTTCAGGCGGCGGCCAAGAACGTCCGTCTCAAGGCGGCACTGCCCGGCACCGAACGCGCCATCTCGATCGCGTTCGCCCGGTACGGACCCCGCGACGTCGCGTTCGTCAGCATGGAGACCGGGCTGAAGACGTTCGACGTCACCGACCTCGACCAGCCGGAACTCCTCGACCACCTGACCAAGCAGGAGTTGGCGCTGCCCGGCGACGACCCGGCGAAGCGCTTCTGGGAGAACGAGGACATCAACGTCGACCCGGTGCGCAAGCTCGCGTTCCTGGCGCGGGAGGTGAACTCGTTCGGGCGCGCCCTGCCGGGTGACCGCCCGACCGGCAACTACATCGTGTCCGCTGTGGACCCGGCCGATCTGAAGGTGCTGAGCTTCCACCGGCAGAACACCGGCCACACGAGCACCTGTATCAACGACTGCCAGTTCCTGTGGACGGCAGGACTGGACCGGTCGGACGCCAAGACCGGGCGCATCTTCGTGACCGACATCCGCGATCCGAGGAACCCGAAGGAGCTCCCCGTCTCGGTCGACGTCCGCGGCAAGGCGGGCGAGGGCAAGATCACCCACGACGTCCAGGTCGACGCCCAGGGCGTCGCCTGGGTGGCGGGCGATGACGGCACCCGCGGCTACTGGACGCGGGGATGGCACCGCGACCCGTTGAGCGGCAAGCACCGCGAGGCGACGGCGTGGGACCCGGTCCCGTACGCGGGCGGCGCCGTGCCGAAGGCGGACATGCCGACCTCGTTCACGCACAACTCGTTCCGCCCGGTCGGCCGCACGCTCGCCGACGGTCCACGGCCGACCCGTGAGCACCGCCCGGCTCGCTGCTGCTGCACACCGAGGAGGCGTTCGGCTCGCCCACCTGCAAGACCGAGGGCCGGTTCGTCATCTCCTCGCTGCAGGGCACGCACAACGGCGAGGGCTGGGGCGAGACGCCGAAGGAGATGAAGACCGTCGGCATCTGGAGCCCGGACGACCAGGAGGGCACGATCCCCGGCAACGTCACGTGCTCGGCGCACTACTTCGACGTGCAGAACAGGATCGTGGCCTACTCCTGGTACAACCAGGGCACCCGGTTCCTGGACGTCTCCGACCCGGCCAGGCCGATCCAGATCGGCTACTGGCGGCCGGACGCGGCGACCTCGTGGGCGCCGTACTGGCACCGCGGCACCGTCTTCGTCGCGGACATCTCGCGCGGTGTCGAGATCCTGGAGCTGGAGCAGGGCGCCTACGACGCGCAGGCGAGCGGCACGAACGTGACGCTCACGACCCAGTACGCGCGGGAACAGGCCAGGGAGAGCGACCGGGAACCCGTGCCGCTCGCCCCGAACCCGTTCTACGGCTGGGCCTGCCCGATGGTCGCGAGCCGGGACGACTCGGGCGACTGCGGAGCGGGGGCCTGCGGCGCGCCCTGCTGAGGCACGCGCTGGCGGGCGATCACCCGGCGGCCGAGGTTGATCATCGGGATCTCGACCGTCCGGTACAGGACGCTCGCCAGCGCCAGCCCCAGCGCGGTGACCACGACGGCCTGCCCGATGCCGGACAGCTCGGGCCAGAAGTACCAGATGATCGTGGCCGCGACCGTCTGCACGAGGTAGAGCGAGTACGACCGCTCACCCACGAACTGCATCGGCCTGGTGGACAGCAACGTCGTGACCGGTCCCGGCGAGACCAGTGAGGCGAGCAGGACCGCGGTCGCCACCGCGTAGACGGGGACGACCAGCACGTGGCCGGGGATGCCCGCCAGCCCGTCGAGGAACGCCGCCATCGGCTTCACGGCCAGGTGCACACCGATGAATCCGATCGGGACGATGAGCTGCGCCGCGCGGTTCGTCAGCGGCCGCAGCACCGCGAAGCCGAGCGGGCTGTGCAACGCGACGGCCAGCAGCACGCCGGTGAGGATCGAGAAGTAGTGCAGCGGCCAGCCGGGGTTGCTGTGGCCCACCGTGAAGTTGACCGCGACGAGCACGAGCAGCATGCCCAGCAGCGCCGCACCGGCGCGGCGCCGCAGCACGACGGTGCCCAGCGCGATCGCCACCAGCGGCCAGACCAGGTAGAACTTCTGCTCGATGCCCAGCGACCACGACTGGCCGTACGGGCTGATGCCGGCGAACTCGTTGGTGAACGTGAGGTAGTACTTGAGCGACGGGCCGATCCCGTTGCTCGTGAACGTGCCGTAGATCGCCGAGCTGACGGCGGCCACGAGCAGGACCACCAGGTACACCGGCATGATCCGGAACGCCCGGCGCAGGTAGAACTCCTTGAGCGAGATCCGGCCGGTCCTGCGTTCCTCGCGCAGCATCAGCGTGGTGATCAGGAAACCGCTGAGGACGAAGAACATCTGGACACCGGCCCAGCCCTGCAACCAGTCGGGGCCGCCGTAGTGGAAGAACACCACCAGCACGGCGGCGATGGCGCGCAGGCCGTCGAGCGCGGGGAAGCGGCGCAACGCCAGGTAGTCGGCGTGCGTCAACGAATTCAACTGTGAACACCTCGGGAACGCGTCGGGGAACACGACGTCGGGGGCACGTCGCCAGGGGTACGTCAGGGGATACGGATGTAAAGGTGCCGAGGTTTCCCGTTACGTTGCTTGGAGTAACTTTTTCGTGGCGTTCGTCACGATTAGCAGGCGCGTAAAGAGGAGAAGGCGCTCAGCGGTGCCGCCGCGGCCGCGTGCCGGCCGCGTTGGGCGAGCGCGCCGCCGCGGACCTCCAGCCAGTACTCGGTCTCGCTCGTGTGCATGGTCGCGCCGCTGCGGATGTCGGTGACATAAGAAGACTCCGAACGCCATGACACGAAGTCGCCGCTGACGCGCGGGAACACGATGCCCTCGGTCTTCGGCACCGCCTTGATCTCGGCCAGCTCACGCGCCTGCGGCCAGTCCGCACGCCATCCGAGCAACCTGTCGTCCTGCGTCCACACCAGCGTGCGCCCGTCCGAGGCCACGCTCGCACCGGGGCTCGCCTTCGCGAGGGGTTCCGGCAGCACGGCCTCACCGCGGTCCGTCCGCACCGCGCGGAACTTCCCGTCCTGCGTCCAGACGAGCAGGTCGCCGAAGAACGCCGGCGCCTCGCCCTTGCCGACGACGGTGTCCTTCTTCTTGGCGAGGTCGTGGAGGTGGACGCCGGCCTCGTCCGCCCACGCGGCTCTGCCGTTGTGCAGCACGGGAGCGGCGCTGCCGCTGATCCGCACGGGAGCGCCGTCCTTCTGCGAGTCCCAGGCGTACACGGTGGTGTCGCGGCTTCCGGGGCCGGGCGTGGTGGCGAAGGTGACCCAGCGGCCGTCGAACTCGACGTCGAAGAGCTGGGCGTCGTCCTGCACGGCCATGACCTGCTGGCGTTTGCGGCTGTCGCGCAGCACCAGTTCGGTGGTGCGGTTGCGGGTGGTCTTCACCAGTGTCGTGTCGGCGGTGCCGTTCGCCGCGACGACGCTGACGTGCTCGTGCGAGCCCACCTCGGTCCTGGTGCGGGACAGCTGGTGTCTCCAGTCGTCCGGCAGGTCGGCGTGGCACGACACCAGCTTGTTCGGTGCGGTGTAGCCGGGTGCCCGCTCCAGGTGCAGGGCGGTGGCGCAACCGGCGACGGCGGTGAGCACCGCCAGTCCGATGAGGGTTCGCATGCGTCTCCGAGGTCGTGGATCACCTCCGAGGACGCGTGTGACTTGATCAGGTTGTCCAGGCGGGCAGTGCGTTCGCGGTGTGCGTTCCCAGCCCGATCGCCTGTGCGAGCCGCAGGTCCTCCTCCGTGTCCACGTCACAGCGCAGCGACGGCCACGGGCCGATCAGCGCGACCGCACCGGACCGCTCGTGCAGCTCGGCCGAGCCGACGCCGAAGCGCGGGCCGAGCTCACCGCCGGGCGCGGCGAGCAGCAGCGTGGTGCCGGTGCCTGGCGGTCCGGCACGAACGCGACGGCCGCGGCGGCGACCAACGCGGCCTGCAGCTCGTCGGGTCGCAACGCGGGCAGGTCGGCCTGCAGCGCGCCGATCCGAGCTGACCGCAGCGTCCTGGCGCCGTGCCGCAGCGCCTCGTTGAGACCGGGCTCGGCCGGCTCCGGCACCGACTCGACGCCGAGCGCGGCCATCTCCGCGGCCACCGCCGGGTCGGATGTGATGGTGACCACGCGCCGGACGCCGGGGGTGTTCACGGCCGCGCTCACCGTGTCGAGGGCGAGCGCGAGCGCCAGCGCCGCGTGCGACACCGGATCGCCGCCGGTGGCGCTGGTCAGCCTGGTCTTCGCCCTGTCCAGCGTCTTGACCGGAACCACGAGGTCGACTTCATCCCGCACCTCGTCATAGTCCACGATCTGGCGACTAATGTGCGCATGGGCGCAGATCTACGCAGGTGAGGAGAGGCCACGTGGCCAAACGGGAGAAGGGCGGCTTCTGGGTCGGTGTCGCCGCGGCGATCGTCTACCCGATGTCGTTCGTGCTGGGCAGGCACCGGATCCTGCACAAGGACCGCATCCCGCGCCAAGGTGCGGCCCTGCTCGTGATGAACCACATCTCGCACCTCGACCCGTGCTACGACGCCGTGTTCGTGCACCGCAGCTACCGGGTGCCGCACTTCCTCGCCAAGCACAGCCTGTGGAACGTGCCGATCATGGGCTCGATCCTCAAGGGCGCGAAGCAGATCCCCGTCTACCGCGGCACCTCCGACGCCCAGCAGAGCCTGCGCGCGGCGCACGAGGCGCTGGAGAACGGTCAGGTGGTGGTCATCTACCCGGAGGGCACGATCACCAGGGACCCCGACGGCTGGCCCGCGAACTCCCGCACCGGGGTGGCGCGGCTCGCGCTGCAGCACGACGGTCCGGTCATCCCGGTCGCCCGGTGGGGCACCCTCGACCTCTACAACCACTACCAGCGCACGTTCCGGCCGTTCCCGCGCAAGACGATCACCCACCTCGTCGGTGAGCCGGTCGACCTGTCCGCCTACCGCGGCGAGGAGGAGACGCTGCCGTTGCTGCGGGAGGTCACCGACCTGCTGATGAACAGCGTCAAGGACCGCCTCGCCGAGATCCGCGAGCAGCAGGCGCCAGAGGGCTTCTACGGACCGAGGAAGGCCTGACATGGCGATCGAACGCGTTGCGGTGCTGGGCGCCGGTTCGTGGGGCACGACGTTCGCGAAGGTCGTCGCGGACTCCGGCCCCGAGGTCGTGCTGTGGGCGCGCAGGCAGCAGGTCGCCGACGAGATCACCGAGACCCGCGTCAACTCCGGTTACCTGCCCGGCATCGAGCTGCCGGCGAACCTCGCGGCGACCGCGGACCCGGCGAAGGCGCTCGCCGGCGCCGACGCGGTGGTGCTGGCCACGCCCTCGCAGACGCTGCGGGTGAACCTGTCGGCGTGGAAGGAGCTGCTGCCGGCGGACGCGACCCTGGTGTCGCTGTCCAAGGGCGTGGAGCTCGGCACGCTGAAGCGGATGAGCGAGGTGATCTCCGAGGT from Lentzea guizhouensis harbors:
- a CDS encoding lysophospholipid acyltransferase family protein is translated as MAKREKGGFWVGVAAAIVYPMSFVLGRHRILHKDRIPRQGAALLVMNHISHLDPCYDAVFVHRSYRVPHFLAKHSLWNVPIMGSILKGAKQIPVYRGTSDAQQSLRAAHEALENGQVVVIYPEGTITRDPDGWPANSRTGVARLALQHDGPVIPVARWGTLDLYNHYQRTFRPFPRKTITHLVGEPVDLSAYRGEEETLPLLREVTDLLMNSVKDRLAEIREQQAPEGFYGPRKA
- a CDS encoding cold-shock protein, which translates into the protein MQATVSTFDSDGSATVLRDDGVLLDVSAEAVTAGGWRMLRPGQRVTLERSPDGVITAVRMPVL
- a CDS encoding acyltransferase family protein, translated to MNSLTHADYLALRRFPALDGLRAIAAVLVVFFHYGGPDWLQGWAGVQMFFVLSGFLITTLMLREERRTGRISLKEFYLRRAFRIMPVYLVVLLVAAVSSAIYGTFTSNGIGPSLKYYLTFTNEFAGISPYGQSWSLGIEQKFYLVWPLVAIALGTVVLRRRAGAALLGMLLVLVAVNFTVGHSNPGWPLHYFSILTGVLLAVALHSPLGFAVLRPLTNRAAQLIVPIGFIGVHLAVKPMAAFLDGLAGIPGHVLVVPVYAVATAVLLASLVSPGPVTTLLSTRPMQFVGERSYSLYLVQTVAATIIWYFWPELSGIGQAVVVTALGLALASVLYRTVEIPMINLGRRVIARQRVPQQGAPQAPAPQSPESSRLATIGQAQP